A region from the Oncorhynchus keta strain PuntledgeMale-10-30-2019 chromosome 5, Oket_V2, whole genome shotgun sequence genome encodes:
- the nosip gene encoding nitric oxide synthase-interacting protein has product MTRHGKNCTAGAVYTYHEKRKDTAASGYGTQSVRLGKDAIKDFDCCCLSLQTCRDPVVTPDGYLYEKQAILEYILHQKTEIAKKMKAYEKQKQTQKSDSRLESKSEERGIAERFKTRENSIVSKPINPFTSGQAKESDSQSVVGTSASTSKADSSAPAAGTSSSQALPSFWIPSLTPEAKPTILKKPSKTVVCPMSGRPLKMNELTNVHFTPLDPSLDRVALLARQERYLCAVTKDTLGNSVPCSVLKPSGAVVTQECVERLIRKDMTDPITGDKLTEKDIIPLQRGGTGFAGSGVGLKAKEARPVMMV; this is encoded by the exons ATGACTCGACATGGGAAAAATTGTACGGCGGGAGCCGTTTACACCTACCACGAGAAAAGGAAGGACACTG CGGCATCGGGTTATGGGACGCAAAGTGTGCGTTTAGGAAAGGATGCCATAAAGGATTTCGACTGCTGTTGCCTTTCTCTCCAGACTTGCAGGGACCCCGTTGTAAC TCCAGATGGATACTTGTATGAAAAGCAGGCCATCCTGGAGTACATCCTCCACCAGAAGACCGAGATCGCCAAGAAAATGAAG GCGTACGAGAAGCAGAAACAGACTCAGAAGAGTGACAGTCGTCTGGAGTCTAAatctgaggagagggggatagcaGAGAGGTTCAAGACCCGGGAGAACAGCATCGTGTCCAAACCCATCAACCCCTTTACCTCTG GCCAGGCCAAAGAGTCAGACAGCCAGAGTGTTGTGGGTACATCAGCCAGTACATCAAAAGCTGACTCCTCTGCTCCTGCTGCCGGCACCAGCTCCTCCCAGGCCCTGCCCAGCTTCTGGATCCCCAGTCTCACCCCAGAGGCCAAACCCACCATACTCAAGAAACCT agTAAGACGGTGGTGTGTCCCATGTCTGGCCGGCCTCTGAAGATGAATGAGCTGACCAACGTACACTTCACTCCTCTGGACCCCAGTCTGGACCGAGTGGCCCTGCTCGCACGCCAG GAGAGGTACCTGTGTGCCGTGACTAAAGACACTCTGGGTAACAGTGTTCCCTGCTCCGTTCTCAAACCCTC TGGAGCAGTGGTGACTCAGGAGTGTGTGGAGAGGCTGATCAGGAAGGACATGACGGACCCGATTACCGGAGACAAACTCACGGAGAAGGACATCATCCCACTACAGAGG GGTGGAACTGGGTTTGCAGGCTCTGGAGTGGGACTGAAAGCTAAAGAGGCTCGACCCGTAATGATGGTGTGA